The following DNA comes from Vibrio gigantis.
GGTTAGGTTTATTCGGGATCACGAAAATAAAGTGAAAACTAACGACAGCAAGTGTTATCAACAGTGTGATAACTATGATGGTTTTCTTGAACATACAACACCCTACCAGAAATGAAAAAGGAGCGATAAACGCTCCTTTTAGGGTAATAGTTTTTTTATACGGCGTCTTCGTCTTCTTCGCCAGTACGAATACGTACCACACGTTCAACGTCAGTAATAAAGATCTTACCGTCGCCAATTTTACCTGTTTGAGCCGTCTCTATGATGGTATCAACACATTGGTCAGCTACTTCGTCGGTCACAACAATTTCCAATTTCACTTTAGGTAAAAAGTCGACCATGTACTCTGCGCCACGGTATAGCTCAGTATGACCTTTCTGACGTCCAAAGCCTTTAACTTCGGATACTGTCATACCCGTAATGCCCACTTCTGCAAGTGCTTCACGTACATCATCAAGTTTGAATGGCTTGAT
Coding sequences within:
- the glnB gene encoding nitrogen regulatory protein P-II, producing MKKIEAIIKPFKLDDVREALAEVGITGMTVSEVKGFGRQKGHTELYRGAEYMVDFLPKVKLEIVVTDEVADQCVDTIIETAQTGKIGDGKIFITDVERVVRIRTGEEDEDAV